A part of Miscanthus floridulus cultivar M001 chromosome 6, ASM1932011v1, whole genome shotgun sequence genomic DNA contains:
- the LOC136460460 gene encoding uncharacterized protein encodes MGQSSTVGEQSCAWRMSRGSPRLSTRFIVLSKQMDRSWIFGAPFTPAYVKGVEEFMQFVSERYPEDSQILCPCSRCLNQKMQSQHDASDHIHIYGMSATYTRWIHHGESADTEVVDNLEQQVEGRDHDFGIHVDVADDDYDEDHGVPEMIGELYAAAEAEGQQPMFARVLEDAKKSLSLGSRHSKFSFLVRMLYIKSRYRIGNTAFSVMIKLLSEGYPQSELPKSYDEAKKYLRELGLGCENIHVCPNNCVLFRKRYAKDNVCPVCKASRWQDESGTKRVPHKVLRHFPLLPRLKRIFASKQTSEETQWHQKKRTPVNNVMSHPADGEAWKDFDRREKTFASDPRNLRLALATDGFNPFGNMSTQYSPKSPGKDFDVFLEPLIEDLIDLWKGVRTFDACTGKKFDLRAAVLWCIHDYPALSTLSGRTTKGYYACIHCDKDPLSRGHAWRRSLAFDGKRENKDEPGKFTLEEVLEELEKVKDVRPGKHPDITGNKRKRNEGPRIYSRKGKTKDTTNARLDLYDMGIRPEFHLQQHGNSVIAPPAPYVLGKDQKIAFCKFLKGIKFPDGYAANLARYITADGSKIQGKLKTHSCHILLQRIIPTGLRGLVRKDVYEAVAEIGTFFRELCSRNLRIDVVKRLKQEILLILCKLEKIFPPAFFDVMVHLAVHLPDEALLRGPVQYGWMYMEDIDTRFNRDDGSAGEVPLPDDISVFKHGVTLVGSDRRQYIDDVVLNKLVCLYRADLEEQGACDVDRMVEKGFAKWFKCHIANKRKENPESVSEGLWALSCGPDLRVKTCAACKVNGVRYSTVDHEKFLLTQNSGVLTEGSHNGKDVDFYGVLKESLWYKTDPFILVTQSKKIFYLQDTSLGKDWRVVQKFEHRNIYDVSEKDKDSHDVHQDEYGSDTEHVVQAGAENEVMQNIQGGEGTITEGNLEHLIKSKKQPIIHVDSEDEEEDETIEQYCSDGGNENNGYMSLDDEDDDL; translated from the exons ATGGGGCAGAGCAGCACCGTCGGCGAGCAGAGCTGCGCGTGGCGCATGAGCAGAGGATCGCCAA GATTGAGTACAAGGTTTATTGTACTGTCAAAACAGATGGATAGAAGCTGGATTTTTGGGGCACCATTCACACCTGCATATGTgaaaggagttgaagagttcatgcAATTTGTTAGTGAAAGATACCCCGAAGACAGCCAGATACTTTGCCCGTGCAGTAGATGTCTAAATCAAAAAATGCAGTCTCAGCATGATGCAAGTGACCATATACACATTTATGGAATGTCAGCTACGTACAccaggtggattcatcatggggagtCGGCGGATACTGAAGTGGTTGATAATTTGGAGCAGCAGGTCGAAGGAAGGGATCATGACTTTGGGATACATGTGGATGTGGCCGATGATGACTATGATGAGGATCACGGAGTACCAGAGATGATAGGAGAGCTGTATGCTGCGGCAGAGGCAGAGGGACAACAACCAATGTTTGCAAGAGTCCTTGAGGATGCGAAGAAGTCACTTAGCCTGGGATCTAGGCACTCAAAATTCTCTTTTCTGGTGAGGATGTTGTATATCAAGTCTCGTTATCGAATTGGGAATACAGCATTTTCCGTGATGATCAAGTTGTTGTCAGAAGGATACCCTCAGAGTGAGTTGCCAAAATCATATGATGAGGCCAAGAAATATCTTAGAGAATTGGGTCTTGGCTGTGAAAACATCCATGTGTGCCCGAACAATTGTGTGTTGTTTCGGAAGAGGTATGCTAAAGACAATGTGTGTCCAGTATGCAAGGCATCTAGATGGCAAGATGAATCTGGGACCAAGAGGGTTCCACACAAGGTATTGAGGCATTTTCCACTTTTGCCAAGGTTGAAAAGAATTTTTGCTTCAAAGCAAACTTCTGAGGAAACACAATGGCACCAGAAAAAGAGGACACCAGTCAACAATGTAATGAGCCATCCAGCTGATGGGGAAGCATGGAAGGATTTCGACAGGAGAGAAAAAACCTTTGCATCCGACCCGAGGAACCTAAGGCTTGCCTTAGCTACCGATggattcaatccatttggcaacatGAGTACCCAGTACA GTCCAAAGTctccaggaaaggattttgatgtGTTCCTTGAGCCCCTAATTGAAGACCTGATCGATCTATGGAAGGGTGTCCGCACCTTCGATGCATGTACTGGTAAGAAGTTTGACCTTCGCGCTGCCGTGCTGTGGTGTATACATGATTATCCAGCGCTGAGCACGTTATCAGGGCGAACAACAAAAGGTTATTATGCATGTATTCATTGCGACAAGGATCCATTGTCTCGG GGACATGCATGGCGGAGAAGCTTGGCTTTTGATGGTAAGCGTGAAAACAAAGATGAGCCAGGCAAGTTCActttggaggaggtcctagaggagctagagaaggtgaaagatgtcagGCCAGGGAAGCATCCTGACATTACTGGGAATAAAAGGAAGCGTAATGAGGGTCCAAGGATTTATAGCCGCAAA GGCAAGACCAAGGACACAACCAATGCTAGGCTAGATTTGTATGATATGGGCATAAGACCTGAATTTCACTTGCAGCAGCATGGCAACTCAGTcattgctccacctgctccgtatGTCTTGGGGAAGGATCAGAAAATCGCGTTCTGCAAGTTTCTCAAAGGTATCAAGTTTCCTGATGGATATGCAGCTAACCTAGCAAGATACATAACTGCAGATGGTTCGAAGATCCAGGGAAAGCTGAAAACACATTCTTGCCACATACTCCTGCAAAGAATCATACCTACTGGCCTAAGAGGACTGGTGAGGAAGGATGTATATGAAGCAGTTGCAGAGATCGGGACCTTCTTCAGGGAACTATGCAGTAGAAATCTACGGATTGATGTTGTCAAACGGCTGAAACAAGAAATTCTATTGATCCtatgcaagcttgagaaaatCTTTCCACCTGCCTTCTTTGATGTCATGGTGCACTTGGCCGTCCATCTTCCTGATGAGGCACTGCTTAGAGGACCTGTTCAgtatggatggat GTATATGGAGGATATTGACACTAGATTTAATCGTGATGATGGTAGTGCTGGAGAGGTGCCATTGCCTGATGACATCTCTGTTTTTAAGCATGGTGTTACTCTTGTTGGATCTGATAGGAGGCAGTACATTGATGATGTTGTCCTGAATAAGTTAGTCTG CTTGTACAGGGCCGATCTAGAGGAGCAAGGTGCATGTGATGTTGATAGAATGGTTGAAAAAGGATTTGCAAAGTGGTTTAAGTGCCAT ATTGCGAACAAACGCAAGGAGAATCCAGAATCGGTTAGCGAAGGACTGTGGGCACTGTCATGTGGCCCAGATCTGCGAGTTAAGACTTGTGCAGCTTGCAAGGTCAATGGAGTGCGGTATAGCACTGTGGATCATGAGAAGTTCCTTCTGACACAAAATAGTGGTGTACTGACTGAAGGTTCACATAATGGGAAAGACGTAGATTTTTATGGAGTCCTTAAAGAG TCATTATGGTACAAGACTGATCCTTTCATCTTAGTGACTCAATCGAAAAAGATATTTTACCTGCAAGACACATCTTTAGGTAAAGATTGGCGAGTTGTGCAGAAATTTGAACATAGGAATATTTATGATGTGTCTGAAAAAGATAAGGACAGTCATGATGTGCATCAGGATGAGTATGGTTCTGATACTGAACATGTAGTGCAAGCAGGTGCTGAAAATGAGGTCATGCAGAATATTCAAGGTGGAGAAGGCACTATAACTGAAGGAAATTTAGAACACCTTATAAAAAGCAAGAAGCAACCTATTATTCATGTAGAtagtgaggatgaggaggaagatgagacaATAGAGCAGTACTGTAGTGATGGTGGCAATGAGAACAATGGTTACATGTCCCtagacgatgaagatgatgatctctAG